The DNA window ACTCTCCTTTCGCACAGGGTAGGGCAGAGTTGTCAAATATACTGCCCACCAGCCCAACCAATTAATAAAAAATATTGTCTGCCAAACAACCGATATTTGTTGATTAGATAAATTATTGGGATAATCAAAAAAACTCAGGCAACCATTTTTTGAGTGCTTGTCTATTTAAATAGGTAAACGAGATGAAACAGCTAACCGATGAACAACTTGCTGAAGGCTGCTTGCGTGGTGAGAACGGTTGCGAGCATGAGCTGTTCAAGCGTTGGTACGGAAAGCTGGGAGGAATCTGCCGCCGATTTGCCAATAGCGACGATGAGGTAAAGGACTTACTGCAGGAAAGTTTTATTAAGATCTTTGAAAAGTTAGAAATGTTTAGGGGCGAGAGTTCCTTGGCTACATGGATGAAACGTGTTACCATGAACCATTGCATCAATTATTATAAAAAAGCACTTCGAAAAGAATTTGAATCGCAGATTGATGATAATATGATGGAGGAAATACCCGACGAAGAATATATTTTCATGGAAAGTATTTCTGCAGAAAAAGTACTTGATTGTATCAGAAAACTACCACAAGGTTATAGAGTAGTACTCACTTTATATGCGGTAGAAAATAAAACCCACAATGAAATAGCTGAATTGCTTGGCATAACAACTGGCACTTCAAAATCGCAACTAAACAAAGCACGAAAAACGCTTAGAAAACTTATAGAACCTTATTCATTACAAATACCTCAACAAAAAGAAAAAATATATCATGGAAAATGATTTCGACAATACAGACAATTGGCTGAAACGCAAACTACAGGACACTGATCCTGTATGGAGCGAAGATGCCTGGAACGATCTTGAGAATCGCCGTAACAAAAAACGTCGTGGCATTTTTTGGATTTATTTTGTTTGCACCGCTCTTATATTAAGTATTGGTACAACTATACTATATAATCAATTTTATTATAGTACTGCCACTCTTTCTCAAGTAAAAAATAATACGCAAGAAGTTAAGCAAATACCAAAAACCGCTGCAACAATTCCGAACAATCATCCTAAAACAGGCAAAAGCACTAACCCATCTCCATTAGTTTTTAATAATTCAAAAGCTACAACAAATTATTCACCTAAATCACTATATAATTCTCTGGTAAAACCTATTTATACAAAGGCGGATATAACACCTAAAAATACACTTACAATGGGGGAAACATTGTTTGCTAGTAATGATGACAGGAAGGGTGGTACTGAACCACCTACTAATATTACTAATATAGAACCTGAAAATAAAATAAGTTCGGTGCCTAGGATAGATCCAACACCAGAAGACCAACCCAAAATGCAAATTCCTGTTGCCTACCCAAACCTTGATACGCCACGACTTGCTCACAAAACGCCTAAATCAAACAATAAAAAAGGTAGCGGCAAAACTTATAAAAAGAAAACCTATATCGCTCTAGAATATAACCCATCGCAAATAATATTCTCTAGTGATATTTCTGTTGCAACTACAAATTATATAAGTACTTTTATATCAAAAAAACCTGAGATGATATATAACAATTTTGGTATTATTATGGGTAGAAATATCAATAAAAATCTATCGGTGCAAACTGGCATAAATATATATAAATATACTGGCAATCTTAACTATATAGAACAAACAGAAAACACACAACTGGTTGCTCAGCCTTATTCTTCATTTAGAATGGATACTGTAATGCGTAGAATAAATTTGCATACAGATACTGTTTATACTACTGTTACCAAGGTACAAAACGAAAACCGCCAAACGAAAGTCCAGCTTCAATATATTTCAATTCCTTTAAACGTTTTATATCAGTTCGGTTACAAATCTGCCCAAATTGGAATTGGCGGAGGAATTGTGGTACATCACCTTCAGCAAGTCTCTGCAGGAACTGATTATAATGATGCCATAAAAATATCTCCTTGGAAAATGAATGCCAATATGCAGTTTGAGGCAGGATGGAAATTATATAAATCGGTGTTAATATATACTGGATATAATATTGGTTACGGCGTTTCAAATAAAAACAATTATATACAACATGGCTTAAGAACCGGACTCAAAATATTATTTTAAATGAAAAAATATTATTAAAATACTCAAATGAAAAAATTACATTTACTTAAATTCCTATGCATAGCCTTGGTTTTGTTATTGGGCAACAACATGGCGAAGGCACAGTGCCACGCAGCATATTTTTACAAAATATACAATTCAGATTCTGTAGTTTTCTATGACAGTTCAACCACAAGTGCAGGGAAAATTGCTTACTTTGGTTGGGATTTTGGTGATGGTTATAAATCGAATAGCCAAAACCCTGTGCACGTTTATTCCAAACCTGGAACTTATTATGTATGTCATAACATATATACTTCTGCTGCATGCAAAGACACTATATGCGACAGTGTACACATAAGTGTAAAAGCACCTGCCTGCAATGGTGCATATTCATATAATGCCAATTCGGCAAATGCGGATAGTTTGTTTTTCTACCCAAAAGATACGAGCAAAACTTATAAAACTTATAAATGGAGTTTTGGCGATGGCAAATATGCTACTGCTAAAAACCCATGGCATTATTTTGCCAAACCTGGGAAATACTATGTATGCCTGAAAGTAACTGATTCTAATTCAACAGGAAAATGTGATGACATTAAATGCGATAGTGTACAAATTGGCTCTTCCGGTTCAGCACCAATTTGCGATGCTACCGTGGGCTATTATCATAGTCAAACAAATGCAGATAGTTTGCATTTTTATCCAAAAAGCACTAAAGTTTATAAAACCTATTTATGGAGTTTTGGTGACGGTAAATATTCTACTGACCAGTACCCATGGCATTATTATACTAAGCCAGGAAAATATTATGTATGTTTGAAAATAACAGATTCTACTGCCAACGGAAAATGTTCTGCTGCCAAATGCGATAGCGTTCAAATTGGCTCTACAAATACCACCCCTACTTGCGATGCTTCATTTACTAGTTATGCCAGTCAAGCAAATCCTGACAGTTTGCACTTCTATACTAAAGCTACCAAAACATATAAAACATATTCTTGGAATTTCGGCGACGGCACTTATTCTGGTGATAAATACCCACTGCATTATTATACCAAACCTGGTAAATATTATGTGTGCTTAAAAGTAACCGATTCAAATTCAGCAGGGAAATGTTATGATATTAAATGTGATAGTGTAGAAGTACGTTCAAACACTGCTGCACCTACCTGCAATGCTTTATTTGGAAGTTACACCAGTCAAACAAATATTGACAGTTTGCACTTCTATAATAAAAGTACCAAAACATACAAAACCTATTCTTGGAGTTTCGGTGACGGAAATTATTCTACCGATAAATATCCTTTGCATTATTATGCCAAGCATGGCAAATATTATGTGTGCCTGAAAGTAACTGATTCTACTTCTACTGGAAAATGTTATGATATTAAATGCGATAGTGTAGAAGTAGGTGGTAAATCTAAATTTCACCTCTCAGGCTTGGTAAGCTTGGGCAAAGGTACTACCTTGGCATCTGGCGACTATGGGCGTGTGTGGGCTATCAAATACGATTCCGCCGCAGGCACGCTTACCGCTGTTGACTCAACGAATACAGATAGCACCCATCATTATTTATTTATATTACCTGTTGGCGATTATATAGTAAAAGCTGCATTAAATTTTGGCTCTACCAATTACAAACATTATCTACCCACGTATCATGAAAATAAATTGCACTGGGATTCTGCAAGGGTAGTGCATCTTAATGCTCACAAAACAACAGTGAATATATATATGGTATCGGGCAAAAACCATGGAGGGCCTGGTTTTATTGGTGGATATGTAAGTCAGGGTGCTAACAAAACCGAAGCCGTGGGAGACCCCGTTGCTGATGTTGAAATAATATTATATAATGATTTGATGGAGCCCCTTGACTATACTTATTCAAAAGCTGATGGCAACTATGCTTTCAACAATTTACCTTATGGAACCTATTATATACACCCAGAAGTGGTTGGCAAAGAAACTTATCAATTGCAGGTTACTTTAGATGCTTCGAAAGAAGCCAGAAAAGATGTGAACATTACAGTTAATTCACTATATGTAATAGTTGAAACTGGAATAGATATCATAACAACAACAGAGAATATAATTGGAAATGTATATCCCAATCCTGCATACAATGTATTAAATATATTGATGAATGCGGAACTGAATATTACCGGCAAAATATCTATTGTAGATATACAGGGCAAAACATTGCTTGAACAAAACATCAATAACAAGAACAATATAGTATTAGATATCGCACAGTTCCCACAAGGAATTTACAATATAATGGTACAGACCAAAAACGGGGAAATATTCTCACGTAGGTTTGTGAAACAGTAAATTACTTGTTGGAATAGATTGAAGAACGTCATCCTGAAAAGGGTGGCGTTTTTATTTTGTTATACTTGACAATTCTCTGTATGCACAAACTTGGCAGAGTTGTTAAATCTGTATTTGGTATGATACCGAAACTCAATATATAATAGTCCAAAAAAAGGGGGACTAATCCCGAATGCTTTCGGGATGTAGTTCGGCATTACCATTCTAAAAACTAAATCCGCTACAGGCGGAGAACTATTATAGTTTAAGAATTGGTATAACGCGATAACCAACTGCAAAATTGCTTTTAATTTATAGAATACAGTCTTATAAGTTTTACCATCTTTAGCAGTTGTTTACAAAATGGAAATAACTTAACTTTCAACTAATTAACCCGTTGTGAAAATATTTTTCAAATGCTTACTTACTGCAGGAACTGCCACACCAAGCAAAGCCGCCATAGCTTTTTGCGTAAGCCAAAAAGTTTCACCCTCCTAGTGTACTTCTACTTTTATATTACCGTGCGGAGTAGCATAAAAATAAGCTGGTTATTCTCCATTGTATTATTTCCAAGTACTATAAATTATCATCTTATTTATTTCTTTGCATACCGCTTTTTTCCACCAACCAAACCAAAGCACCAACTCCTAAAGTTGCAAGTCCATATAATGATTCAGTGGGTTTATCATGTGCGATGAACCACAAACTCCATC is part of the Bacteroidota bacterium genome and encodes:
- a CDS encoding sigma-70 family RNA polymerase sigma factor is translated as MKQLTDEQLAEGCLRGENGCEHELFKRWYGKLGGICRRFANSDDEVKDLLQESFIKIFEKLEMFRGESSLATWMKRVTMNHCINYYKKALRKEFESQIDDNMMEEIPDEEYIFMESISAEKVLDCIRKLPQGYRVVLTLYAVENKTHNEIAELLGITTGTSKSQLNKARKTLRKLIEPYSLQIPQQKEKIYHGK
- a CDS encoding PKD domain-containing protein, with translation MKKLHLLKFLCIALVLLLGNNMAKAQCHAAYFYKIYNSDSVVFYDSSTTSAGKIAYFGWDFGDGYKSNSQNPVHVYSKPGTYYVCHNIYTSAACKDTICDSVHISVKAPACNGAYSYNANSANADSLFFYPKDTSKTYKTYKWSFGDGKYATAKNPWHYFAKPGKYYVCLKVTDSNSTGKCDDIKCDSVQIGSSGSAPICDATVGYYHSQTNADSLHFYPKSTKVYKTYLWSFGDGKYSTDQYPWHYYTKPGKYYVCLKITDSTANGKCSAAKCDSVQIGSTNTTPTCDASFTSYASQANPDSLHFYTKATKTYKTYSWNFGDGTYSGDKYPLHYYTKPGKYYVCLKVTDSNSAGKCYDIKCDSVEVRSNTAAPTCNALFGSYTSQTNIDSLHFYNKSTKTYKTYSWSFGDGNYSTDKYPLHYYAKHGKYYVCLKVTDSTSTGKCYDIKCDSVEVGGKSKFHLSGLVSLGKGTTLASGDYGRVWAIKYDSAAGTLTAVDSTNTDSTHHYLFILPVGDYIVKAALNFGSTNYKHYLPTYHENKLHWDSARVVHLNAHKTTVNIYMVSGKNHGGPGFIGGYVSQGANKTEAVGDPVADVEIILYNDLMEPLDYTYSKADGNYAFNNLPYGTYYIHPEVVGKETYQLQVTLDASKEARKDVNITVNSLYVIVETGIDIITTTENIIGNVYPNPAYNVLNILMNAELNITGKISIVDIQGKTLLEQNINNKNNIVLDIAQFPQGIYNIMVQTKNGEIFSRRFVKQ